One Angustibacter luteus genomic window carries:
- a CDS encoding cobalt-precorrin-6A reductase yields the protein MSGAVLVVGGTGEARDLAGRLVDSGIGVLTSLAGAVARPRLPEGEVRIGGFGGPDGLRDWLVGHRPLAVVDASHPFAARISRSCVVACAATEVPLLRLERPAWAPGEGDRWHEVDDVREAAEVASRLGRSLLVTTGRRDLAPFAALTEVRVLARCVDPPTQPLPSHVEVLLDRGPYTVDGEQALMREHGVDVLVTKNSGGPLVAAKLRAARELGVAVVMIRRPAPAGAPTVPDVDAALAWVQGRLPDDVATSHRP from the coding sequence GTGAGCGGGGCGGTGCTGGTGGTCGGCGGGACCGGCGAGGCCCGGGACCTGGCGGGGCGGCTCGTCGACAGCGGCATCGGGGTGCTGACCTCGCTGGCCGGTGCGGTGGCCCGGCCCCGGCTGCCCGAGGGTGAGGTGCGGATCGGCGGGTTCGGCGGGCCGGACGGCCTGCGGGACTGGTTGGTCGGGCACCGACCGCTCGCCGTGGTGGACGCCAGCCACCCGTTCGCGGCTCGGATCTCCCGGTCCTGCGTGGTCGCCTGTGCGGCGACCGAGGTGCCGCTGCTGCGGTTGGAGCGACCGGCGTGGGCACCCGGCGAGGGCGATCGCTGGCACGAGGTGGACGACGTCCGCGAGGCGGCGGAGGTCGCCTCCCGGTTGGGCCGCAGCCTGCTGGTCACCACCGGACGGCGCGACCTGGCGCCGTTCGCCGCGTTGACCGAGGTGCGGGTGCTCGCGCGGTGCGTGGACCCGCCGACGCAGCCGCTGCCGTCGCACGTCGAGGTGCTGCTGGACCGCGGGCCCTACACCGTGGACGGCGAGCAGGCCCTGATGCGCGAGCACGGGGTCGACGTCCTGGTGACGAAGAACAGCGGCGGCCCGCTGGTCGCGGCCAAGCTGCGCGCCGCGCGTGAGCTCGGGGTCGCGGTGGTGATGATCCGGCGGCCGGCCCCCGCCGGAGCACCGACCGTGCCGGACGTCGACGCCGCCCTGGCATGGGTCCAGGGCCGTCTGCCCGACGACGTGGCAACCTCGCATCGCCCGTGA